From Argopecten irradians isolate NY chromosome 2, Ai_NY, whole genome shotgun sequence, the proteins below share one genomic window:
- the LOC138314613 gene encoding fascin-2-like — translation MGGSEKRLEWKVGLQNPVEKFLTAESYGNKVNVSGTSLKGKQTWVLELNKDESVYIRSPLGRYLSADKFGNVVCSSESRGEDEKFVVVYACDGTGRWSFKHTKYGYFLAGTDEDIQCLAKTASDEEMSLWYVPMAMHPQITLFNFNRKRYVKLDNDELRCTQLTPWGPEALVTLEFKCGKYAFKTADSRYLTHTGHLTNEHGKNTKFSLELKLSADSGLAGLAFKDCEGKYLTAYGESGVLKTRNKVVSRDELFFLLESHLQVTIVSSNGKQASIRQGLEVMASQTDAESTEIFQMEYIKKAKKWSIYTVDGKYWRVDDKGSIVADAKLADENSQFDLMWQKDGKAVIKANNKKYLLQRGTGALIATSDVISEKENFVIRVVNRPVLVLKGESGYLSMITSGSRSSQYACNKSVYDVLRLEQGPGGAYFVKGENGKYWTLGPDDSVQADGTTPSPFIFEFNGNSEMAIRAPNDKYLNGEKSGGFAANSPEQRKSCILRF, via the exons ATGGGGGGTTCGGAAAAACGACTGGAATGGAAAGTTGGACTGCAGAACCCAGTAGAAAAGTTCCTCACGGCAGAGTCCTACGGCAACAAGGTCAATGTATCCGGAACTTCCCTCAAAGGGAAACAAACCTGGGTTCTTGAACTAAACAAAGACGAGTCTGTATACATTCGGAGTCCCCTTGGACGTTATCTATCAGCAGATAAGTTTGGAAATGTCGTTTGTTCCAGTGAGAGCCGTGGAGAGGATGAGAAATTTGTGGTCGTTTATGCGTGTGATGGGACCGGAAGGTGGAGCTTCAAGCACACCAAGTATGGTTACTTCCTTGCCGGGACAGACGAGGACATCCAGTGTCTAGCTAAGACAGCGTCAGACGAGGAAATGTCTCTCTGGTATGTCCCGATGGCGATGCATCCACAAATAACTCTATTCAACTTTAACCGAAAGCGGTATGTAAAACTGGACAACGATGAACTGAGATGTACTCAGTTGACCCCGTGGGGACCGGAAGCTCTCGTCACATTAGAGTTTAAATGTGGAAAATATGCATTTAAAACAGCAGACTCCCGTTATCTTACACACACGGGGCATTTAACAAACGAGCACGGTAAGAACACTAAATTTTCTTTAGAGTTAAAGCTCAGTGCCGACTCCGGTTTGGCAGGGTTGGCATTCAAAGACTGCGAGGGGAAATACCTCACGGCGTATGGCGAATCGGGGGTCCTTAAAACCAGGAACAAAGTGGTGAGTCGCGACGAACTCTTCTTTCTCTTGGAGAGCCATCTTCAAGTCACCATTGTATCCAGTAATGGTAAACAAGCGTCGATCCGCCAGGGACTCGAAGTAATGGCTTCACAGACAGACGCCGAAAGTACAGAGATATTCCAG ATGGAATACATTAAGAAAGCCAAGAAGTGGTCCATCTACACCGTCGATGGTAAATATTGGAGAGTAGATGACAAGGGATCCATCGTAGCCGACGCCAAATTGGCGGACGAGAACAGTCAATTCGACCTCATGTGGCAGAAGGATGGGAAAGCTGTTATAAAAGCCAACAATAAAAAGTATTTACTCCAACGTGGAACAGGAGCCTTGATCGCCACCAGTGACGTCATCAGTGAAAAGGAAAACTTCGTCATACGAGTAGTAAACAGACCAGTTCTGGTGTTGAAAGGAGAAAGCGGCTACTTGTCCATGATTACTTCCGGATCAAGGTCATCACAGTATGCGTGCAATAAGTCTGTTTATGACGTCCTTCGGTTAGAGCAGGGACCCGGTGGTGCGTATTTTGTTAAGGGAGAAAATGGCAAGTATTGGACACTTGGCCCGGACGATTCTGTACAGGCGGACGGAACCACACCCAGTCcctttatttttgaatttaacGGTAATTCCGAGATGGCTATCCGGGCTCCAAACGATAAATACTTAAATGGGGAGAAAAGTGGTGGATTCGCCGCCAACTCTCCGGAACAAAGAAAGAGCTGTATTCTACGGttttaa
- the LOC138314614 gene encoding neurogenic differentiation factor 1-like has product MPIRLTDEEHSDLSLDDFATASSTGTDVMRLDGTGSELGEEEISEFDEMSDECDSEQKGSDDSMSSTKDQKSGKDKAEQEPKVPKKRGPKKKQMTKARVVKLRIRRVKANTRERNRMHGLNDALDELREHVPCYSKTQKLSKIETLRLARNYIYALAEILKSGMKPDSVSFAKALSKGLSQNTMNLVAGGLHLNPRTLLPESSFSKPYQFYFNNSYDLCSTGSSSVPYSTPYQMQQITNNYSQPVNSTPMPGHSVPISRQPITSCQNNMSPIHASAQPLSYMAPRNNSPLQAQTANSSLQIEAMTSSNFLRCDNSVDYQCNGLAPGMYGGSTNTMAGPLPSVPDCSSYTLLDDLVEFQSDSHVDTDLSMINTTANLFDVTG; this is encoded by the coding sequence ATGCCGATCAGACTAACTGACGAGGAACACAGTGACCTGAGCCTGGACGATTTCGCAACTGCTAGTAGCACAGGAACTGACGTCATGAGGTTAGATGGGACCGGAAGTGAACTGGGTGAAGAAGAGATATCTGAATTCGATGAAATGAGCGACGAATGTGACTCGGAGCAAAAAGGTTCAGACGATAGCATGTCGTCAACAAAGGACCAAAAATCAGGAAAAGATAAAGCGGAGCAAGAACCGAAGGTTCCAAAGAAACGTGGGCCTAAAAAGAAGCAAATGACAAAAGCTCGCGTAGTGAAACTTCGAATTCGCCGAGTGAAGGCGAATACACGTGAGAGAAATCGCATGCATGGTCTTAATGACGCGCTGGATGAACTTCGCGAACACGTGCCTTGTTACtccaaaacacaaaaactgtcAAAGATAGAGACCTTACGACTTGCTcgtaattatatatatgcattggCCGAAATTTTGAAATCTGGAATGAAACCAGACAGTGTGTCGTTTGCTAAAGCTCTATCTAAAGGATTGTCGCAGAATACTATGAATCTGGTCGCTGGAGGTCTTCACCTTAATCCACGAACACTGCTGCCCGAGTCCTCCTTCTCCAAACCTTATCAGTTTTACTTTAATAATTCGTACGACCTCTGCTCAACAGGGAGTTCCTCTGTGCCTTATTCGACGCCTTACCAAATGCAGCAGATAACGAACAATTACAGCCAGCCTGTCAACAGCACACCCATGCCGGGTCATTCTGTCCCCATATCTCGACAACCCATCACTTCCTGTCAAAACAATATGTCGCCTATCCATGCTTCCGCCCAGCCTCTCTCCTACATGGCACCACGGAACAACAGCCCTTTACAGGCCCAAACAGCTAATTCTTCCCTCCAGATTGAAGCTATGACGTCGTCCAATTTTCTTCGTTGTGACAATTCTGTTGATTATCAGTGTAATGGTTTGGCACCAGGGATGTACGGGGGGAGTACTAATACCATGGCTGGACCCTTGCCCAGTGTTCCGGACTGTAGTTCATACACGTTATTGGACGACCTAGTCGAGTTCCAATCCGACTCCCATGTAGATACAGATCTCTCCATGATAAACACAACAGCGAATTTATTTGACGTGACCGGATGA